One region of Octopus sinensis linkage group LG30, ASM634580v1, whole genome shotgun sequence genomic DNA includes:
- the LOC115226714 gene encoding zinc finger protein 479-like — protein sequence MEKSEKVKEQILPEVSKKERQKLSHDCDVCKKSFSSKCNLNSHKRIHTGEKPFHCEICGKSFSQSGSLAKHKRIHTGEKPYSCNICGKLFSDNSALTQHKRIHTGESPYHCSVCGTRFSDQSVLNNHQHCHTGEKPFQCDICGKSFSHRSALTNHKRIHTGKKPYSCNICGKLFPGKSALTYHKRIHTGESPYPCDICGKSFTMSSNLTGHRRIHTGETPYSCDICGKLFSQNIYLTLHKRIHTGETLFHCEICGKSFSQSGNLAKHKRIHTGETPYSCDVCNKSFSTSSNLMTHKRIHTGETPYSCDICGRSFTQHSSLTSHKCVHKGKKQSH from the coding sequence atggaaaagagtgagaaagtgaagGAACAGATTTTACCAGAAGTTagcaaaaaagagagacaaaaattgTCACATGACTGTGATGTGTGTAAAAAGTCTTTCTCAAGTAAATGTAACTTAaatagtcacaaacgtattcatacaggagagaagccatttcactgtgaaatctgtggtaaatcattctctcaaagtggcagcttagctaaacataaacgtattcatacaggagagaagccatattcctgtaatatctgtggcaaattATTTTCTGATAACAGTGCTCTAActcaacataaacgtattcatacaggagagtcaCCATATCATTGTAGTGTCTGTGGTACAAGATTCTCTGACCAAAGTGTTTTAAATAATCACCAGCAttgtcatacaggagagaagccatttcaatgtgacatctgtggtaaatcattctctcatagaagTGCTTTAACtaatcacaagcgtattcatacaggaaagaagccatattcctgtaatatctgtggtaaattatttccTGGTAAAAGTGCTCTAActtatcataaacgtattcatacaggagagtcaccatatccttgtgatatctgtggtaaatcattcaccatGAGTTCTAACTTAACtggacacagacgtattcatacaggagaaacaccatattcttgtgatatctgtggtaaattattctctcaaaatatttatttgactttacacaaacgtattcatacaggagagacactatttcactgtgaaatctgtggtaaatcattctctcaaagtggcaacttagctaaacataaacgtattcatacaggagagacaccatattcttgtgatgtcTGTAATAAATCTTTCTCTACCAGTAGTAACCTAATGacccataaacgtattcatacaggagagacaccatattcttgtgatatctgtggaaggtCATTTACTCAACATAGCAGCTTAACTTCTCACAAATGTGTTCATAAGGGGAAGAAGCAATCCCACTAA